A single genomic interval of Microbacterium sp. BLY harbors:
- a CDS encoding class II glutamine amidotransferase codes for MCRWLAYAGEPLHPSEVILDSRHSLVAQSLNSPLGAETVNGDGFGLGWYPVVDTEGAGGRPPQPALFRSTEPAWNDQNLREISSTIRSPLFLAHVRAAAGPPIQQTNCHPFRHENWLFMHNGGLADFLTMKRDLTLAVDPSLYPEIQGTTDSEVLFHLALSHGLQDDPIAGMRAAIRETERIGNAHDIRFPVQGTFAVSDGTTLWAFRYSSVGRSRTLFHSTDIDVLRQMYPHAERLRAFGRHAHVIVSEPLTDLPGAFLEVPESTVAIIDATGYRHEPFLGAA; via the coding sequence ATGTGTCGTTGGCTGGCCTACGCAGGAGAACCGCTGCATCCGTCGGAGGTGATCCTCGACTCGCGCCACTCCCTGGTGGCGCAGTCCCTGAACTCGCCGCTCGGGGCGGAGACCGTCAACGGGGACGGCTTCGGGCTCGGATGGTATCCCGTGGTCGACACCGAGGGGGCGGGCGGGCGACCTCCGCAGCCCGCGCTGTTCCGCAGCACGGAGCCCGCATGGAACGATCAGAACCTCCGCGAGATCTCGAGCACGATCCGCAGCCCGCTGTTCCTCGCCCATGTGCGGGCGGCCGCCGGTCCCCCCATCCAGCAGACGAACTGCCATCCGTTCCGACACGAGAACTGGCTGTTCATGCACAACGGCGGGCTCGCGGACTTCCTGACGATGAAGCGCGACCTGACCCTCGCGGTCGACCCGTCGCTGTACCCGGAGATCCAGGGCACCACCGATTCGGAGGTCTTGTTCCATCTCGCGCTGAGCCACGGCCTGCAGGACGACCCGATCGCGGGGATGCGGGCAGCCATCCGCGAGACGGAGCGCATCGGGAACGCGCACGACATCCGCTTCCCGGTGCAGGGCACCTTCGCCGTCTCCGACGGCACCACACTGTGGGCGTTCCGGTACTCGAGCGTGGGACGGTCCCGCACGCTCTTCCACTCCACCGACATCGACGTCCTCCGGCAGATGTATCCGCATGCCGAACGCCTGCGCGCCTTCGGCCGTCATGCCCACGTGATCGTCTCGGAACCGCTGACCGATCTGCCGGGGGCGTTCCTCGAGGTGCCGGAATCGACGGTCGCGATCATCGACGCGACGGGCTACCGCCATGAGCCGTTCCTCGGCGCCGCGTGA
- a CDS encoding DHA2 family efflux MFS transporter permease subunit, with protein MTTDAVTTDAPTARDWLGLAVLAVGLGMIVLDGTIVGVALPTIIEDLHLDLTDAQWVNSLYAVLLAALLLSTGNLADRWGRKKLFLAGLVVFVAGSVLAAASESSGALIGARAVQAVGAALIMPSTLSTVNAVFRGRYRAAAFGVWGAVISGAAAVGPLAGGALTQWTSWHWIFLVNVPLGAVVFVAAIVTVPETRGAKKRPGVDVDGALLSIVGFGALVFAVIEGPDLGWWTPQQDLTIFGWVWPQTAPISAVPIALLIAAIALTLFVVWERHREKVQRSALLDLELFGYRTFSWGNLTAAMVAVGEFAIIFVLPLYLVNALGLDAMGAGLVLAAMAVGAFLSGAAARHLADRFGAPGTVLIGLGLEVTGVVVVALIIQATTPGWLVAIPLVVYGLGLGLASAQLTGTVLRDVPVNLSGQGSATQSTVRQIGSALGTAFAGAALSVSLAITLPAALEKTGLSDATADRLAETTRQTAGTTIGQLRTAGDDSPLGSDTTEAVNALADGFTDGTRSALLIATAFLILGLAGAARLRRATTGGS; from the coding sequence ATGACCACCGATGCCGTCACGACCGACGCCCCCACCGCGCGGGACTGGCTCGGGCTGGCCGTCCTGGCGGTCGGACTGGGGATGATCGTGTTGGACGGCACGATCGTCGGGGTCGCGCTGCCCACCATCATCGAGGATCTGCACCTGGATCTCACGGACGCGCAGTGGGTGAACAGTCTGTATGCGGTGCTGTTAGCCGCGCTGCTGCTGTCCACGGGGAATCTCGCCGACCGGTGGGGTCGGAAGAAGCTGTTCCTCGCGGGGCTGGTCGTGTTCGTCGCGGGGAGTGTGCTCGCGGCGGCATCGGAGTCGTCGGGCGCGCTCATCGGCGCCCGCGCCGTGCAGGCCGTCGGGGCCGCGCTGATCATGCCCTCGACGCTCTCGACGGTGAACGCCGTGTTCCGCGGCCGGTATCGGGCGGCCGCGTTCGGTGTGTGGGGTGCGGTGATCTCCGGGGCGGCGGCGGTGGGGCCGCTGGCCGGGGGCGCGTTGACGCAGTGGACCTCCTGGCACTGGATCTTCCTGGTCAACGTGCCGCTGGGGGCGGTGGTGTTCGTCGCGGCGATCGTCACCGTCCCGGAGACGCGGGGCGCGAAGAAGCGCCCCGGCGTCGACGTCGACGGTGCGCTGCTCAGCATCGTCGGGTTCGGTGCCCTGGTGTTCGCCGTGATCGAGGGACCGGATCTCGGGTGGTGGACGCCCCAGCAGGACCTCACGATCTTCGGCTGGGTGTGGCCGCAGACCGCGCCGATCTCGGCGGTCCCGATCGCCCTGCTCATCGCCGCGATCGCTCTGACCCTGTTCGTCGTCTGGGAGCGGCACCGCGAGAAGGTGCAGCGCTCCGCCCTGCTGGACCTGGAGCTGTTCGGCTACCGAACGTTCTCCTGGGGCAACCTCACCGCGGCGATGGTCGCGGTGGGCGAGTTCGCGATCATCTTCGTCCTGCCGCTCTACCTGGTCAACGCGCTGGGTCTCGATGCGATGGGCGCCGGACTCGTGCTCGCGGCCATGGCCGTCGGCGCCTTCCTGTCCGGTGCCGCGGCCCGACATCTCGCCGATCGCTTCGGCGCCCCCGGGACCGTGCTGATCGGACTCGGCCTCGAAGTCACCGGCGTGGTCGTCGTCGCCCTCATCATCCAGGCCACCACCCCCGGATGGCTGGTCGCGATCCCGCTCGTCGTCTACGGGCTCGGCCTGGGGCTGGCCTCTGCACAGCTCACCGGGACCGTCCTGCGCGACGTCCCCGTGAACCTCTCCGGCCAGGGGTCGGCCACCCAGAGCACCGTCCGGCAGATCGGCTCCGCGCTCGGCACCGCCTTCGCCGGAGCAGCACTGTCCGTCTCCCTCGCCATCACCCTGCCCGCCGCACTCGAGAAGACCGGACTCAGCGACGCCACCGCCGACCGACTCGCCGAGACCACCCGGCAGACCGCGGGCACCACGATCGGTCAGCTCCGCACCGCCGGAGACGACAGCCCACTCGGCAGCGACACCACCGAGGCCGTGAACGCCCTCGCCGACGGCTTCACCGACGGCACCCGCAGCGCCCTCCTCATCGCCACCGCATTCCTCATCCTCGGCCTCGCCGGCGCCGCCCGCCTGCGACGCGCCACCACAGGAGGCTCCTGA
- a CDS encoding DNA topoisomerase IB has product MARLVRVVPGQDPGFTRKRTSSGFRYVDPAGQPAPDADRERISDLVIPPAWQDVWIAADPLAHIQAVGIDGAGRKQYLYHPLWRVSRDRRKFVRALDLASALPSARAQVTKALKDEGQTKERALAIAFRLLDDAALRIGSERYLARHGSRGLTTLRRRDVRIDGGDVALSFPAKSGQTAAIEITDESLAEALTDFASGASSAFLLAYRRGRRRVKITPAEVNAYLKEVLGASFSAKDFRTLHGTIIAADALARIGVLDRRGQRNQAERLAVQAAATALGNTTAVARNSYIDPRVFRQYARGRTLDLDVTPETAIRRLLGGPETSRKVNRRGTAARR; this is encoded by the coding sequence ATGGCGCGACTGGTGCGAGTGGTGCCGGGTCAGGACCCGGGGTTCACGCGGAAGCGGACGAGCTCGGGGTTCCGGTATGTCGACCCCGCGGGGCAGCCTGCTCCCGATGCGGATCGCGAACGCATCAGCGATCTCGTGATCCCGCCGGCGTGGCAGGACGTGTGGATCGCGGCCGACCCGCTCGCGCACATCCAGGCGGTCGGGATCGACGGCGCCGGACGCAAGCAGTACCTCTATCACCCGCTCTGGCGGGTCTCGCGCGACCGCCGGAAGTTCGTCCGCGCCCTCGACCTCGCTTCCGCCCTGCCCAGCGCCCGCGCGCAGGTGACCAAGGCGCTCAAGGACGAAGGGCAGACCAAGGAGCGCGCCCTGGCGATCGCGTTCCGCCTCCTCGACGACGCCGCCCTGCGCATCGGATCGGAGCGCTATCTCGCCCGCCACGGCAGCCGGGGTCTCACCACCCTCCGTCGCCGTGACGTGCGCATCGACGGCGGGGACGTGGCCCTCTCCTTCCCGGCGAAGAGCGGACAGACTGCGGCGATCGAGATCACCGACGAATCGCTGGCCGAGGCCCTCACGGACTTCGCGAGCGGAGCGTCGTCCGCCTTCCTCCTCGCGTACCGCCGAGGCCGTCGACGCGTGAAGATCACCCCCGCGGAGGTGAACGCCTACCTCAAGGAGGTGCTGGGAGCGAGCTTCTCCGCCAAGGACTTCCGCACCCTCCACGGCACCATCATCGCCGCGGACGCCCTGGCCCGCATCGGTGTCCTCGACCGGCGCGGGCAGCGGAATCAGGCCGAGCGTCTGGCCGTGCAGGCCGCGGCGACGGCACTCGGCAACACGACGGCCGTGGCCCGCAACAGCTACATCGACCCGCGGGTGTTCCGGCAGTACGCCCGGGGGAGGACGCTCGACCTCGACGTCACCCCGGAGACCGCGATCAGGCGGCTTCTCGGAGGACCCGAGACATCGCGCAAGGTCAACCGGAGAGGGACGGCCGCTCGACGCTGA
- the pepN gene encoding aminopeptidase N yields the protein MHTANLTREETAARSAAITLHRIRVELDLTGAPERARTGFPTTTILEFDATVDRTWLDFIGEEVRRVEVNGIAQEVVYDGARIALEGLAPSNVVRVEAVGVYSRSGEGLHRFHDPVDDRTYLYTQYEPADSRRVMACFEQPDMKAEYTFVVDAPSGWEVLSNQSPAHVDLGVGVQRVQFAPTLPLSSYITAVAAGPYARVDGEWSRDDQQIALGVFVRRSLVEHLEADEILEVTRQGLDFFTDAFAYPYPWGKCDQIFVPEYNLGAMENPGLVTFTEAYLSRGAATEAQRAGRANTILHEMAHMWFGDLVTMTWWDDLWLKESFADYMGSHASAVATRFHDAWVTFAMRRKAWAYQQDQLPTTHPIVADIPDLEAAKLNFDGITYAKGASVLKQLVAFVGDDAFFEGARRYFAANAFGNTTLDDFLVELSAVSGRDMTDWAAAWLQTTGVSTIWAETDADGTRYLMQDDVRPHRLRVGLYDRVDGRVVRREQRELDLIGARVAVDLPEADLVLLNDDDLTYAKARLDERSIRTVEESLSDIEDPLARALVWSSLWNATRDGELDATRFVAIVRTHAPREGNGGLLAAALLDAAFAIRHFVADDRRAAEQRSWTEATWSALQHAEPGSDAQLSWARALAAASAFDDVHHAEVRALLDGEVPDGLVVDPDLRWQLLTALVTTGHAGLPEIAAEEQRDDTGDGRTAARRARASLPEAAVRAAAWTSAWEDETLSNDHLDAEIAGFRAGGRRDLIEQYDEQYFARIEPVWAQRSIELAKRLVLGLFPATPSADLVDAWLATHPDAPAALRRLVIEQRDHLLRDLRVRGAQS from the coding sequence ATGCACACCGCGAACCTGACCCGTGAGGAGACCGCGGCGCGATCCGCCGCGATCACCCTGCACCGCATCCGCGTCGAGCTCGATCTGACCGGCGCACCGGAGCGGGCGCGCACGGGCTTCCCGACCACGACGATCCTCGAGTTCGACGCGACCGTCGACCGCACCTGGCTCGACTTCATCGGCGAGGAGGTCCGTCGGGTCGAGGTGAACGGCATCGCGCAGGAGGTCGTCTACGACGGCGCACGGATCGCACTGGAGGGTCTCGCACCGTCGAACGTCGTCCGGGTCGAGGCGGTCGGCGTCTACAGCCGTTCCGGAGAGGGTCTGCACCGGTTCCACGACCCCGTCGACGACCGCACCTACCTCTACACGCAGTACGAGCCGGCCGACTCGCGGCGTGTCATGGCCTGCTTCGAACAGCCCGACATGAAGGCCGAATACACATTCGTCGTGGACGCCCCCTCCGGATGGGAGGTGTTGTCGAACCAGTCGCCCGCCCACGTCGACCTCGGCGTCGGCGTGCAGCGCGTCCAGTTCGCGCCGACGCTGCCCCTCTCCAGCTACATCACCGCCGTCGCCGCCGGACCGTATGCCCGCGTCGACGGGGAGTGGAGCCGGGACGACCAGCAGATCGCGCTGGGGGTCTTCGTCCGGCGCTCGCTCGTGGAGCACCTCGAGGCGGACGAGATCCTCGAGGTCACCCGCCAGGGACTCGACTTCTTCACCGACGCGTTCGCGTACCCGTACCCCTGGGGCAAGTGCGACCAGATATTCGTGCCCGAGTACAACCTCGGCGCCATGGAGAACCCGGGGCTGGTGACGTTCACCGAGGCGTACCTCTCCCGCGGCGCGGCCACCGAGGCGCAGCGCGCCGGCCGGGCCAACACGATCCTGCACGAGATGGCGCACATGTGGTTCGGCGACCTCGTCACGATGACGTGGTGGGACGACCTGTGGCTCAAGGAGTCGTTCGCCGACTACATGGGCTCGCACGCCTCGGCGGTGGCCACCCGCTTCCACGACGCGTGGGTCACGTTCGCGATGCGGCGGAAGGCCTGGGCCTACCAGCAGGACCAGCTGCCGACGACGCATCCGATCGTCGCCGACATCCCCGACCTCGAGGCGGCGAAGCTGAACTTCGACGGGATCACGTACGCCAAGGGAGCGTCGGTGCTCAAGCAGCTCGTCGCGTTCGTGGGGGACGATGCCTTCTTCGAGGGCGCCCGACGGTACTTCGCGGCGAATGCGTTCGGCAACACCACCCTCGACGACTTCCTCGTCGAGCTCAGCGCGGTGTCGGGCCGCGACATGACCGACTGGGCGGCCGCGTGGCTGCAGACCACCGGCGTCTCGACGATCTGGGCGGAGACCGACGCCGACGGGACGCGGTATCTCATGCAGGACGACGTCCGCCCGCACCGTCTCCGGGTCGGTCTCTACGACCGGGTGGACGGACGCGTCGTGCGCCGGGAGCAGCGGGAGCTCGACCTGATCGGCGCGCGCGTGGCCGTCGACCTCCCCGAGGCCGACCTCGTGCTCCTCAATGACGACGACCTCACGTATGCGAAGGCGCGCCTGGACGAGCGCTCGATCCGCACGGTCGAGGAGTCGCTCTCCGACATCGAGGATCCCCTCGCCCGGGCGCTCGTGTGGTCCTCCCTGTGGAACGCCACGCGCGACGGCGAGCTGGACGCGACGCGATTCGTGGCGATCGTGCGCACGCATGCCCCCCGCGAAGGCAACGGCGGACTGCTGGCTGCAGCCCTCCTCGACGCGGCGTTCGCGATCCGGCACTTCGTCGCCGACGACCGCCGCGCCGCCGAGCAGCGGTCCTGGACGGAGGCGACGTGGTCGGCGCTCCAGCACGCCGAACCGGGCAGCGATGCGCAGCTCTCCTGGGCACGGGCGCTGGCGGCCGCCTCCGCGTTCGACGACGTGCACCACGCCGAGGTGCGTGCCCTGCTCGACGGCGAGGTGCCCGACGGTCTCGTCGTCGATCCCGATCTTCGCTGGCAGCTCCTCACCGCCCTCGTCACGACCGGCCACGCGGGCCTCCCGGAGATCGCAGCGGAGGAGCAGCGGGACGACACGGGCGACGGGCGGACGGCGGCGCGTCGCGCGCGCGCATCCCTTCCCGAGGCCGCCGTGCGTGCCGCGGCCTGGACGTCAGCGTGGGAGGACGAGACGCTCTCGAACGATCACCTCGATGCCGAGATCGCCGGTTTCCGCGCCGGAGGACGCCGCGACCTCATCGAGCAGTACGACGAGCAGTACTTCGCGCGGATCGAGCCGGTCTGGGCGCAGCGCAGCATCGAGCTCGCCAAGCGCCTGGTGCTGGGGCTGTTCCCGGCGACGCCGTCGGCCGACCTCGTCGACGCGTGGCTGGCGACGCACCCGGACGCTCCCGCGGCCCTGCGACGGCTGGTCATCGAGCAGCGCGACCACCTGCTGCGCGATCTGCGGGTGCGGGGCGCGCAGAGCTAG
- a CDS encoding GNAT family N-acetyltransferase has product MSASRRLLPAPTSRLAFREMTEADLDDMAALLGDPEVMAYYPAPKSRGEAADWIARMQARYAEHGHGLWIIETHDGEFLGDCGLTWQSVNGDPVLEVGYHVRADRQGRGYASEAARACVELVAREWAPVLLTAIIHPANDASRRVAAKLGMTHIDDDHAHPWIVRTVMGMTVEPAAG; this is encoded by the coding sequence GTGAGCGCCTCCCGCCGCCTTCTTCCCGCTCCGACTTCCCGCCTGGCCTTCCGGGAGATGACGGAGGCGGACCTCGATGACATGGCCGCGCTGCTGGGTGACCCCGAGGTCATGGCGTACTACCCCGCACCCAAATCCCGAGGCGAAGCCGCCGACTGGATCGCCCGCATGCAGGCCCGCTACGCCGAGCACGGGCACGGGCTGTGGATCATCGAGACCCACGACGGCGAGTTCCTCGGCGACTGCGGACTCACCTGGCAGTCGGTGAACGGCGACCCCGTGCTCGAGGTCGGATACCACGTGCGCGCCGACCGCCAGGGCCGCGGATACGCGAGCGAAGCCGCTCGGGCCTGCGTGGAGCTCGTCGCGCGCGAGTGGGCTCCCGTCCTGCTCACGGCCATCATCCATCCGGCGAACGACGCCTCGCGACGCGTGGCCGCCAAGCTCGGGATGACCCACATCGACGACGACCACGCCCACCCCTGGATCGTCCGGACCGTGATGGGGATGACCGTCGAGCCCGCCGCCGGCTAG
- a CDS encoding MBL fold metallo-hydrolase, giving the protein MRVTKFEHATLRLDQNDDTLLIDPGSFTAPLHDLSGLVGIVLTHEHPDHWTPEHLDRILRAAPGTPIFGPEGVAKAAEGYEITVVSPGDTVEVGAFTLRFFGGTHEVIHSSIPTIDNVGVLVNDTFYYPGDSYAVPAGVEVGTLAAPLGAPWLKIGDAIDYVLAVKPRQAFGTHDMTLSVIGKNMHRQRLQWATEQNGGEFLVLEPGDSVDL; this is encoded by the coding sequence ATGCGCGTCACCAAGTTCGAACATGCCACCCTCCGCCTCGACCAGAACGACGACACCCTCCTCATCGACCCCGGCTCCTTCACCGCGCCGCTGCACGATCTCAGCGGCCTGGTGGGCATCGTGCTCACCCACGAGCACCCCGACCACTGGACGCCGGAGCACCTCGACCGCATCCTGCGCGCCGCCCCCGGCACGCCGATCTTCGGCCCCGAGGGCGTGGCGAAGGCCGCGGAGGGCTACGAGATCACCGTCGTCTCCCCGGGCGACACCGTGGAGGTCGGGGCCTTCACCCTGCGCTTCTTCGGCGGCACGCACGAGGTGATCCACTCGTCGATCCCGACCATCGACAACGTCGGAGTGCTGGTCAACGACACCTTCTACTACCCGGGAGACTCCTACGCCGTCCCCGCGGGGGTCGAGGTCGGCACGCTCGCCGCGCCGCTCGGAGCGCCCTGGCTCAAGATCGGGGACGCGATCGACTACGTCCTCGCCGTGAAGCCCCGACAGGCGTTCGGCACGCACGACATGACCCTGTCGGTGATCGGCAAGAACATGCACCGCCAGCGGCTGCAGTGGGCCACCGAACAGAACGGTGGCGAGTTCCTCGTGCTCGAGCCCGGCGACTCCGTGGATCTGTGA
- a CDS encoding MFS transporter, which produces MSAPPPFRRDRMVHAWIGVKALSDVGDALWTIALAWTAVQIASPAVAGLIVAAGALPRAVVLLFGGALADRTDARRVMILCNTVRVAVLCTVAVWVLQTPPTVPLLLGAAVAFGVCDAFFEPSAGTISRRLVRAADLPSYGAVAQTASRLGTMGGAAVGGVLVANAGLAGSASANALTFSLVVGFLAIALRPRFRLARSPRTSSLQAIGAAFRHLRVEPTTRILVIALSGLNLAVGPAVGIGLALRAHAEGWGAPAVGLFEALLGLGAAAGAVAVVRRRPRHEARSGFAALVVQGAAIVALGFGPAWTVAVAAAIIGATAGYASVLLSATFAATVDTAYLGRMSALTRLGDDCLMPLAMAVFGALASVTALWVPFAVFGGVMMALMIMPLSARTFRTLALRADA; this is translated from the coding sequence GTGTCCGCCCCTCCCCCCTTCCGGCGCGACCGGATGGTGCACGCCTGGATCGGCGTGAAGGCGCTGTCCGACGTGGGTGACGCCCTGTGGACGATCGCCCTCGCCTGGACCGCGGTCCAGATCGCCTCGCCCGCCGTCGCGGGACTCATCGTCGCCGCTGGCGCCCTCCCGCGCGCCGTCGTCCTGCTCTTCGGAGGCGCCCTGGCGGACCGCACGGACGCCCGCCGGGTGATGATCCTCTGCAACACGGTGCGGGTGGCCGTGCTGTGCACCGTCGCCGTCTGGGTACTCCAGACCCCGCCCACCGTTCCGCTGCTGCTCGGCGCCGCGGTCGCCTTCGGTGTGTGCGACGCGTTCTTCGAACCGTCCGCCGGCACGATCTCGCGACGACTGGTGCGGGCCGCTGACCTCCCGTCCTACGGGGCCGTCGCGCAGACCGCGTCGCGTCTGGGGACGATGGGCGGAGCCGCTGTGGGCGGCGTGCTCGTCGCCAACGCCGGCCTTGCGGGAAGCGCCTCGGCGAACGCACTGACGTTCTCGCTCGTCGTCGGGTTTCTCGCCATCGCTCTGCGCCCGCGGTTCCGCCTCGCCCGCTCCCCACGGACCTCATCGCTCCAGGCGATCGGGGCCGCCTTCCGCCACCTGCGGGTCGAGCCCACGACGCGTATCCTCGTGATCGCCCTCTCCGGACTCAACCTCGCCGTCGGCCCCGCCGTCGGCATCGGCCTGGCGCTGCGGGCGCATGCCGAGGGCTGGGGCGCTCCGGCCGTCGGACTGTTCGAAGCGCTCCTGGGGCTCGGGGCCGCCGCGGGCGCGGTGGCGGTTGTTCGTCGCCGGCCCCGGCACGAGGCGCGGAGCGGGTTCGCGGCGCTCGTCGTGCAGGGGGCCGCGATCGTCGCCCTCGGATTCGGCCCGGCATGGACCGTGGCTGTGGCCGCCGCGATCATCGGAGCCACCGCGGGGTATGCCTCCGTGCTGTTGAGCGCGACGTTCGCGGCGACCGTCGACACGGCCTACCTCGGCCGGATGAGCGCCCTCACCCGGCTCGGCGACGACTGCCTGATGCCGCTCGCCATGGCGGTGTTCGGCGCCCTCGCGTCCGTCACCGCCCTGTGGGTGCCGTTCGCCGTGTTCGGCGGGGTGATGATGGCCCTGATGATCATGCCGCTCAGCGCCCGCACGTTCCGGACGCTCGCGCTCCGCGCCGACGCCTGA
- a CDS encoding helix-turn-helix domain-containing protein has product MEDISVITAVHHPLRRRIYDYLLLYGTSQVTVVARALDSQVGSISHHLRMLERAGIVERVPEASGDRRTSWWKVARRGLTWSADDYADSPADALLAREAQRQGIRMQIERLQRWHRRRGDPAVAAYDASNTESTAWATPEELRDLSARVLRAVRGWQSSIDEDDGQERTPVFFFAHAFPTEP; this is encoded by the coding sequence GTGGAAGACATCTCCGTGATCACCGCCGTGCACCACCCGCTCCGACGTCGCATCTACGACTACCTCCTGCTCTACGGCACCTCGCAGGTGACGGTGGTCGCCCGCGCGCTCGACAGCCAGGTCGGCAGCATCAGCCATCACCTCCGGATGCTCGAGCGTGCGGGGATCGTCGAGCGGGTTCCCGAGGCGTCCGGCGACCGTCGCACCAGTTGGTGGAAGGTCGCCCGGCGTGGCCTGACCTGGTCTGCGGACGACTACGCGGACTCCCCGGCCGACGCCCTCCTCGCCCGGGAGGCGCAGCGACAGGGGATCCGCATGCAGATCGAGCGCCTGCAGCGCTGGCACCGCCGCCGAGGTGATCCCGCCGTGGCCGCCTACGACGCCTCCAACACGGAGAGCACCGCGTGGGCGACCCCGGAGGAACTGCGCGATCTCTCCGCACGCGTCCTGCGGGCGGTGCGGGGCTGGCAGTCATCGATCGACGAGGACGACGGCCAGGAGCGCACACCCGTCTTCTTCTTCGCCCACGCGTTCCCCACGGAACCGTGA
- a CDS encoding DUF4349 domain-containing protein codes for MNDQTPQTGLPALSDDTVARIEEAVFAEIADDRPRASAPASRTRTRRRRWLTAGGIAAAFVVGILVTPPILNTVGGGGSAVSTADGPAGWSMEESGSSIPDRMVDAAPVPAIGGTVDADAAAGTAEDARDIIASAQASVEVKDVADAAADIGELAEAHGGYVESTEVGKTVAADAPTERVPADSGYGWITIRVPADDLTTVIAALSETGEVLSSSIAKQDVTSTAIDLRARVESTRASVQRLTELMGQSGSVADLIEAEVALTDRQAQLESYEQQLAALDDQVALSSLTVELTREGTTASADPAGFGDGLRAGWNGLVVSLNALVIAIGFLLPWLAVAGIVVLIVWLARRVRRNRRLAATRDATEEPPSARP; via the coding sequence ATGAACGACCAGACCCCCCAGACCGGGCTCCCCGCACTGTCGGACGACACCGTCGCCCGGATCGAGGAGGCCGTGTTCGCCGAGATCGCCGACGACCGTCCCCGCGCGTCGGCCCCCGCGTCGCGGACGAGGACGCGCCGCCGGCGATGGCTCACGGCCGGCGGGATCGCCGCCGCCTTCGTCGTCGGGATCCTCGTGACGCCGCCGATCCTCAACACCGTCGGCGGTGGTGGGTCGGCCGTATCCACCGCGGACGGGCCCGCGGGATGGTCGATGGAGGAATCGGGATCGTCCATCCCGGACCGGATGGTCGACGCGGCGCCCGTCCCGGCCATCGGGGGCACGGTCGACGCAGATGCTGCGGCGGGCACGGCGGAGGACGCTCGCGACATCATCGCGAGCGCACAGGCCTCGGTGGAGGTGAAGGACGTCGCCGACGCGGCCGCCGACATCGGCGAGCTCGCCGAGGCGCACGGCGGGTACGTCGAGAGCACCGAGGTCGGCAAGACGGTCGCCGCGGACGCGCCCACCGAGCGGGTGCCCGCGGACTCGGGGTACGGCTGGATCACGATCCGTGTGCCGGCCGACGACCTGACGACCGTGATCGCCGCTCTCTCCGAGACGGGCGAGGTGCTGTCGTCCTCGATCGCGAAGCAGGACGTCACCTCCACGGCGATCGACCTCCGGGCGCGCGTGGAGTCCACCCGCGCATCGGTGCAGCGGCTCACGGAGCTCATGGGGCAATCGGGCTCCGTCGCCGACCTCATCGAGGCGGAGGTCGCGCTCACCGACCGCCAGGCCCAGCTCGAGTCGTACGAGCAGCAGCTCGCCGCGCTCGACGACCAGGTGGCGCTGTCGTCCCTGACCGTGGAACTCACGCGGGAGGGCACGACGGCGTCGGCCGATCCCGCGGGCTTCGGCGATGGTCTGCGGGCCGGCTGGAACGGGCTCGTCGTATCCCTCAACGCCCTCGTGATCGCGATCGGGTTCCTCCTCCCCTGGCTCGCCGTCGCCGGAATCGTCGTCCTGATCGTCTGGCTCGCCCGTCGCGTCCGGCGCAATCGGCGCCTCGCGGCGACTCGCGACGCGACGGAGGAGCCGCCCTCCGCCCGCCCGTAG
- a CDS encoding RNA polymerase sigma factor, translated as MPPQTSDQRWAALAAAGDQSAFRTLYRAHVRPVYWIAQGILGSPADAEDVTQETFVVAWRKLPGLELQGESILPWLATICRFQAANRLRQRRRDQAHTTEAADDQLPDVVSVEEQVITAALAARIAAEVGTLGDLDREIFRLCAAEGYAYQAAAEELGVTHAVVRNRLSRVRTQLRGAVKEVRDA; from the coding sequence ATGCCCCCGCAGACGAGTGACCAGCGCTGGGCCGCCCTGGCGGCCGCCGGCGATCAGAGCGCCTTCCGCACGCTGTACCGTGCCCATGTCCGACCCGTGTACTGGATCGCCCAGGGGATCCTCGGCTCCCCGGCGGATGCGGAAGACGTGACGCAGGAGACCTTCGTGGTCGCGTGGCGCAAGCTGCCGGGCCTGGAACTGCAGGGAGAGTCGATCCTGCCCTGGCTCGCGACGATCTGCCGCTTCCAGGCGGCCAACCGGCTCCGCCAGCGCCGTCGCGATCAGGCGCACACGACGGAGGCGGCGGACGATCAGCTCCCCGACGTCGTGAGCGTCGAGGAGCAGGTGATCACGGCCGCGCTCGCCGCGCGGATCGCCGCGGAGGTAGGCACCCTGGGCGACCTCGACCGGGAGATCTTCCGGTTGTGCGCCGCGGAGGGGTACGCCTACCAGGCCGCCGCGGAGGAACTCGGTGTGACCCACGCCGTCGTCCGGAACCGTCTCTCACGCGTGCGCACCCAGCTGCGCGGTGCCGTCAAGGAAGTGAGAGACGCATGA